One window of the Zea mays cultivar B73 chromosome 3, Zm-B73-REFERENCE-NAM-5.0, whole genome shotgun sequence genome contains the following:
- the LOC103650430 gene encoding uncharacterized protein, with amino-acid sequence MEATMQDILDALARMEARLTDALVGRCGEPYAREHTSPFDGSAPPSSIVNTQYRDEAILPPLVHDDAAKVASLDSGNDFGLQQTATVLASLGSDEMSSSTTLLAGSISDRYIPPFYDDDCYTMPQPFVDTLANPDDDLLQELDVLDEDAASANAADDDSGAVLVYAPLDSNIDSSGSPRYPCLPEGAVLFHRDPDEKVLIGGTELSGEVRRLRFSLPSPDQAMNPALVPNTDAEEEEVLTITPTKCLMRVLNRRTYSVPNLPEEKVQNLIRVGGDKLRFPDDRTMFPNSANAYTDDIGRLVLSHGSIHIALDIECGVTSWAAYLLSWDILAMSFALRDSHEARMQFTLVRGVPVMIGVLASKCFAYPTRALHMAHCFCCYSPLQLYDGLYLIEDDRVLHPRGYWILSGPPINWKKYWKGWERTKEDAANNCAHGYYTAGKGTVLVANNFGDDLFAGSNEIKQPWPPPLELACLDWNIMVFFVFRVSTTLFIDIDSAGFGTGLELWSSRASDKNKFMLEQLHRNKMSNRATHGCYACRRPIHLRGQDTICSGCNDGFIQESSEMGGVLNTYGLLEPDFEERRAKRIGMMDAISALIQQQMAEIGRDSLFDIHGRQGTCTEHRRRSTAIHTLIIGCIPSPAVGSSESSDVNIIMRGGSGVRAVHPNFSSLVVGSSLEALFEHLLLQNNRQATPPAPQSAIDSMSIGYNTTISVPQMHAVCLKLLEKNLQPGMRALDVGSGIGLAAGLVPSGLSAVSSGQGNFSVFVWDPGDSGLVTSSLSAVSSDQGNFSVFVWDPGDRGLVTYGLRVVSIARVTAIMSGTYARAAATTSSPKMRQTQFRWRAEERRDAFNNDANPQMKLILHRQRLGGKPRFKEWGMLGVAAMWGHCQGASRFLQL; translated from the coding sequence ATGGAGGCCACGATGCAGGATATTCTAGACGCACTGGCGCGCATGGAGGCACGCTTGACCGATGCGCTGGTGGGTCGCTGCGGCGAGCCGTACGCACGCGAGCACACTTCCCCCTTCGATGGATCCGCGCCTCCTTCTTCCATCGTCAACACACAGTACCGCGACGAGGCAATCCTTCCGCCTCTCGTCCACGACGACGCTGCGAAGGTGGCGTCCTTGGATTCGGGAAACGACTTTGGCCTGCAGCAGACCGCCACGGTGCTTGCGTCCCTGGGGTCCGACGAGATGTCTTCGTCGACCACGCTCCTCGCCGGCTCCATATCCGACCGCTACATTCCGCCGTTCTACGACGACGACTGCTACACCATGCCACAGCCGTTTGTCGATACTCTCGCCAACCCCGACGATGACCTCCTCCAGGAGCTCGACGTGTTGGACGAGGATGCCGCGAGCGCCAACGCGGCTGACGACGATTCAGGCGCTGTCCTCGTCTATGCGCCGCTCGACTCGAACATCGACAGCAGCGGATCACCGCGCTACCCGTGCCTCCCCGAGGGTGCGGTGTTGTTCCATCGGGACCCGGACGAGAAGGTCCTCATCGGCGGGACGGAGTTGTCCGGCGAAGTCCGCCGCCTCCGTTTCTCCTTGCCGTCACCAGACCAGGCGATGAACCCCGCGCTCGTCCCCAACACCGACGCAGAGGAGGAGGAGGTTCTCACCATCACGCCCACCAAGTGTTTGATGAGAGTCCTCAACCGGCGCACCTACTCCGTCCCCAACCTCCCGGAGGAAAAGGTGCAGAACTTGATCCGCGTCGGCGGCGACAAGCTCAGGTTTCCCGATGACAGGACCATGTTTCCCAACAGCGCCAACGCCTACACCGACGACATTGGCAGGCTTGTCCTGTCCCACGGCTCCATCCACATCGCGCTCGACATCGAATGCGGGGTGACGAGCTGGGCCGCCTACCTGTTGTCATGGGACATCCTAGCCATGTCGTTCGCGCTGCGGGACTCTCACGAGGCGCGGATGCAGTTCACGCTGGTGCGCGGTGTGCCAGTCATGATTGGTGTGCTCGCGTCCAAATGCTTCGCCTACCCGACCCGTGCCTTACATATGGCGCACTGCTTCTGCTGCTACAGCCCTTTGCAACTCTACGATGGACTGTACTTGATCGAGGATGATCGTGTACTGCATCCCAGAGGGTACTGGATCCTGTCCGGCCCGCCAATCAACTGGAAGAAGTACTGGAAGGGGTGGGAGCGGACGAAGGAGGATGCAGCTAACAACTGTGCCCATGGCTACTACACTGCTGGAAAGGGAACTGTGCTGGTAGCTAACAATTTTGGTGATGACCTCTTTGCTGGCAGCAATGAGATCAAACAACCATGGCCTCCACCTCTGGAGTTAGCGTGCTTGGATTGGAACATCATGGTCTTCTTTGTGTTTCGTGTTTCCACGACCCTCTTCATCGACATTGACTCAGCTGGCTTTGGCACTGGTCTCGAGCTGTGGTCTAGCAGGGCCAGCGACAAAAACAAGTTCATGCTTGAACAACTGCATAGGAACAAGATGTCCAATAGGGCCACCCATGGGTGTTATGCCTGTCGACGGCCAATCCACCTTCGTGGACAGGATACCATTTGTTCCGGCTGCAATGATGGTTTTATCCAGGAAAGCAGTGAGATGGGTGGCGTACTGAACACTTATGGGCTCCTTGAACCAGACTTTGAAGAGCGTCGAGCCAAAAGAATTGGAATGATGGACGCCATATCTGCCCTTATCCAGCAACAGATGGCAGAAATAGGAAGAGATAGTTTGTTTGATATACATGGTCGACAAGGGACTTGTACTGAACATAGAAGGAGATCAACTGCTATTCATACTCTCATAATTGGGTGCATCCCTTCTCCTGCAGTTGGTAGTAGTGAATCTAGTGATGTCAATATTATCATGAGGGGAGGCTCTGGAGTTCGCGCTGTCCATCCAAATTTCAGTAGTCTAGTTGTTGGTTCAAGTCTGGAAGCTCTATTTGAGCATCTACTACTCCAAAACAATCGTCAAGCCACACCTCCTGCTCCACAGTCAGCTATTGACTCCATGTCGATTGGGTACAATACCACCATATCAGTGCCACAAATGCATGCAGTTTGCCTGAAGCTCCTCGAGAAGAATCTTCAGCCGGGAATGCGAGCTCTCGACGTTGGTTCAGGGATTGGTTTGGCCGCTGGCCTTGTTCCTTCTGGTCTGAGTGCTGTCAGCAGTGGCCAAGGTAATTTTTCAGTATTTGTTTGGGATCCTGGTGATAGCGGCTTGGTTACCTCTAGTCTGAGTGCCGTCAGCAGTGACCAAGGCAATTTTTCAGTCTTTGTTTGGGATCCTGGTGATCGTGGCTTGGTTACCTATGGTCTGAGAGTTGTCAGTATTGCAAGAGTTACTGCTATTATGTCAGGCACATATGCAAGAGCTGCTGCTACAACTTCCTCTCCGAAGATGCGCCAGACCCAGTTCAGATGGCGGGCCGAAGAGAGGCGTGATGCATTCAACAATGATGCTAATCCACAGATGAAGTTGATTCTACACCGTCAGCGTCTTGGGGGCAAGCCGCGTTTCAAGGAGTGGGGAATGTTAGGAGTGGCTGCCATGTGGGGCCATTGCCAGGGGGCAAGTAGATTTCTACAGCTATAA